The window TGGCGTCATGCCCGACGTGCCCCGGTGACGTTCGTGGGGCTGAGTGCCACGCTGCGCCACGCCGATCAGTTCATGGCGCAGTTGACCGGCCTGGAATCCGACAAGGTCACCTTGATCGAACCGCACCCGACCGACTTGGAGAGCGAGGGCCGCGAGTACGCGCTGGCGCTGCGGGGCGATCCTGTCTCGGGTGTGAGCTTGTTGTCGGTGGCGATCCAGACCGCCATGCTGCAGGGCCGACTGCTTGATTCCCCCACCACCCCATTGCGGCAGTCCCTTCATGGCAGCCGCGGCTTTTTGTTCACCGACGACCTGGACGTCACCAACCGGCTCTACGACGACTTGCGGGACGCCGAAGGCGGCCAGAACGGCCGACAAGGACGACGCAAGCGCGACAAGCCGGTACTCGCGGCACTGCGCAGTCCGGATCTGCCCGCCCAGGACGAACGGTATGCGGCCGGCCAATCGTGGAATCTCCCCGAACAGATCGGGCACCACCTCAGCGCGGATCTGTCCCAGCGGCCTTTGCTGATCGGGCGGACCTCGTCGCAGGACGCCGGCGTGGACGCAGAGGCCCACCTGGTGGTGGCGACCGCGTCACTGGAGGTGGGCTTCAACGATCCTCGTGTCGGAATGGTGCTGCAGCACAAAGCTCCCCATGACGCTGCGTCCTTCCTCCAACGGCGTGGCCGTGCCGGACGTGAACGCGGCACGCGACCATTGACGGTTGTCACGCTGTCCGACTTCGGCCGGGACCGATTGGCCTATCAAGGCTATGACGCCCTCTTCTCCCCCGAGGTGGCCGCACGGACTTTGCCGTTGACAAATCGGCACATCATCAAGATTCAAGGCGCGCAGGCACTGGTGGACTGGCTGGGTATCCGGCTACGTCAGCAGGGCCTCGCGGTGGATGCACGCTCCATTTTGACCGGCACCGCCGATCCGGCGCCGAGCGAGAAGCACGCACGAGCGCGGCACTACATAGTTAGTGTTGTTGCTTCTTTGTCGGACGGCGACGATGCGTTGCTGGCCGAACTTACGATGCATCTGCAGCGAGCCTTGGCGCTGGATGACGACGGTGTGCTGGCACTGCTGTGGGAGCAGCCACGGTCGCTGATGCTGGCGGTCGCTCCGACGATTGTGCGGCGCCTTCTGGTGGGCGGCAATGGTGCGCACAACGATGCCGGAGCGGCCCCTGCGGCGTTCTTGCCGGAGTTCATCACCCGCTCGCTGTTTGATCCGCTGAACCTTCCGGAGGTGGAATTCGACCTCCCCTTCCCCACCGACAACGAAGAACGACTGCCGGTGGGGCGGGCGCTGGCGGAAGCAGTTCCCGGTCGGGTTAGCCGCCGCTTCGGCTACCAAAGCGACCGTCATCGCACCTGGCTGGAGGTGCCGGCGGGCGCCGAGGAGGTCACCCTCGATCTGGAGGGGATCGTCAAGTTCGGTTTTCCGCAGGGCCAGTGGAACAGCGGCCGAGTAGACCTCGGGGCGCTGGTGGTCATGCGCCCGCACACGATGAGCCTGGCCGCACCGCCCGACGATGTGGCCAGCTACTCGCAGGGCCGTCCGCTGTGGGCAAGTGAATTCGTGCACAACTGGTCGAGCGGGCCGACCGAGGCCACCGTGCCTGATCTGGCATCCTGGCAGGGCCGCATCGCGCAGGTAGGCTTCGCCACGCACGCGGCGGGCAACCCCATCGAAGTGCGCCGCATGACCTACGGTGCCGAGTGCGACATCGCACGAGGCACGCCGGCCCAGCGTGAGCGAGTGTCGGTCCGCTACGCGCTGGACGGTGAGGCTGCCGCTATGGGGTTTGCGTCATCCGTTGATGCGCTCCAGGTCCGGGTTGCCGCTCTGGATGTCACGGCGCCGCGCGTCGTGGAGCATCTGTGCTCCCCGAAGTGGCGTACTAAAGCGTTCACCCGGATCGTCGCTGAGGATCCGCGGATCAGTGCACACGCCAATGTGTTTCAGCGGGGCTGGTTGGCGCTGGTCTACCTGGCCGCATTCGCTCTTCGGGGACTGCACAAGGAAACGCCGCAGACGATCCATGCCGCTTTGGCAGGCGGAGCGTGGCGCGATCAGGTCCCGCAGATCATTCGGATGTTGTACCGGCAGGACCCAACTGGCAGTGGCGCCCAAGCAGCAGGGAGCGCTACCGACCGGGTGACAGCGGATCTGGAAAGCCTCAGCCAGCAGCCGGATGTGGCGCAGGCCATGGATGAGGCGGGTGCGCTGCTGTTCTCCGCCGAAATCGCCTCCGTCACCGCTGATCTGGCCCGCCGCGCCTACCGCGACACGTTGGCTGCGGCGATCCTGGAGGCGGTGCTGCGTACCTGCCCTGATTCCCAGGACGGCGACGTGACCATCGACGTGGTGGCCGGCAGCAACGACGTCGACACGATCTGGATCAGTGAAACGTCCGAGGGTGGGCTGGGGATCGTTGAGTCGCTGGCCTACCGTTACGGCGAAGACCCGGCCCGGTTTTGGGCGCTGGTGGCAGCAGCGCTGCGGCCCAACGCCTATGAGTACACCGACCGGCGGCTAACGGATCTGCTGCGGCATGTCGTGGCTGAGGAGCCGGGCGGGGATTTGGCACAGGCGATGACACAGGCACGCGCTGCTCAGTCCGCTGGCCAAGCAGGGAAGGCACTGGAGCAGGTCCGCAGGGCATGGGCGGTGTTGGATGGCACCCCCCGGCATGCTGATGTGGCGGCACTGGCGACGCGCCTGCTGCGCCCAGGCTCGGACCGGATGACAGATGCCGCGGCCTGGGCGCTGATCCAAGCCTGGGATGGTCTGGAGGAAGCGCTCGGTATCGAGGTCGATGCCCGAGTGGTGGCGTATACGGCGGGAGCCGGTGAATTGCCCCTGCCGCGGCCTTTGACGTCGGACCAGGCGTTCAGCATGCTGTGGCCGCGCGGTGATCAAGCCCGCAACCACCACTTGGAGTCGTACCAGCCCTACCGGGACGGTGAACAGCCAGCTGTGCTGGACAGGTTGCTGGTAGCTGCAGTGCACGCGCAGGAAGTCCCGCGGATCAAGGTCACCTCCCAGGACTGGGTGGCGCAGTACCAGAAGATGCTCGCGCAGGCCAGGGAAGTGGAGTTGGCGCTGCCGCTCAATCAGCCGGAGGTGCTGCGGGCGGTGATGCTGCAGGTTCCGCTCGTTGAGGTGGACCGCGGTGTGATGCGCCTGTACGGCGAAGTTACTCAAGTAAGCCGCGATCACCAGTATGTCCTGGTGCGGGCTGTCATCAAGGAGTCGGAGCAGTGAGCATGCCGGGACGGACACTTCGTACCAATGCACGCAGTGCATTGCGTGCGGACTCGCTGATCCGTACCGCACTGCTGGCGCAACTGGCTGTCGGCACCGGTGAGGTATGGCTGGTGTCGGCGTGGATCAGCGACGTGGAGTTGGTGGACAACTCCGACGGCGCCTTCGACTATCTCCTTGGCGAGGACCCGCCCGAGCGGTGTCGGCTGTCGGATCTGCTGTTGCTGCTGGCGCGAACTGGCAGCAGCGTACGGGTGGTGACTCGGCCGGCCGCGGCCAACGAAGCGTTCGTGCACCGCTTGCGGTCCGGGGCGGATAACGTCTGCGACCTGCGTGTGATCGAAGACGACATTGTGCACGAAAAGTGCCTGGTGGGTCCGGGATGGATATTTCAGGGCTCAATGAACTTCACCCGCAACGGCCTGGCCCGCAACAAGGAGCAGATCACCTACGCCGTGGACGAGCGCAGCGCCGCTCAGGCTCTGGTGGAGTTTCAGCACGAATGGGGGCAGGCCGGATGAGCCTCGAGGATAGCCAGAGGGACCACGCCGCACTGCTTGCGGCGTTCGTCAACCTGTTTCTCGACCCGCTGCACAATGACGCGGGAAAGCATCCTGAATGGTGCGCTTCCTTCCGCGAGGGTGCCCTCCGGGGCCGGCGAGTTCCTTTGGTGTTGCCGCGCCTGTGGGAGGCGACGGGTGAGTCCGCCTACTACGTCATAGCCCGGCGGCCGCACGAGGCGGGCGTAGTGCGCGATCTGCTGCTCGCGTTCGCCGGCCCGTCGTTGGTGAAGGTCGGCTATGACATACCGGTCAAGCTGGATGACGGTGATGTGCTCGAGGCGGCCATTGCCGCCCGCTATGGGCCCTCTAGTACCTTCAAGCTGCGTGCTCCGGTCGATAAACGCAAGGCGTTGCATGGGGCGCTGATACGGATGCTGGCCTTGGTGGAGAACAGTCCGCAGCGGGCATGGTCAGCGCCCAAGCCGTTGGGGCGGCTTCTGACGGACTTCGAGTCCGCGCTGGTGGGCGGTGCTCCTCAGGTGGCGGCGGAACTGCTGGACCAGATTGCCCGCCAGGGCGGTCTGTCGGTGACCAATCTCAAGCACCTGCAGATCAAGCGGCTGGCGGTGATGGGGCAGGCGTCAGAACTCCTCGCTGTGCCGGGGTTGCGTGAGGTGCTACTGCAGGATCCTCCACGCGCGGTCAAGGAGATAGTGCTCAGCGCGCTGCATGCCACCTGCATCGAGCCGGCGCTGACCGGGCAAGGTGTGGAGAAAGCCTGCGCGGCGCTGGCGCAGTCACCAGTGCCGATCGCACTACTGGCCGATGCGGAGCCAGTGCACTTCGGTGATTCCGCCGCAGTCACTTTGCTCCTAGGCCTGCTGGCGCAAGGTCAGGAAGTCGAGTTGGCCGGCGCTATTGCGGCCTTGGATGCGGTGCAACGCTCCTCGGCGGTGCCGCCAGGTTTGGACCGCTATCGTGCCCTGGCTCCACAGGCGGCATGCATCGAAGCCGAGCCTACCGCTGACGTCAGCGTGTCAGCCGATGAAGCGCCGTCGGATTCTGACGCTGACGATCTGGCATGGCAGCCCGCCTCGTGGGAAGAGTTGCTCGCTGCCGCGGCCGAGGGAGATAAGGCCGCTTTGCGTATCTGCCGGGACATGGAGTCCGACGGCAGCAGCGAGTTGCCCCTGGCAGCGGATAGTGCCGCGGACGCCGCACTGGCCGCTTTGCTGTCCGGGCTAAGCGATGCAAGCTATGAGAACGTGTGGCGGTATGCACTGTCACCGTTCTTGCAGGAGGTCTCCCGAAGCGGACTGTCCCTGCCGCTGACACTGGCGCAGATCACCGCCAGCAGTATCGGGCAACGACGCGATCCAGCGAATCTGGCCGTGCTGGATCTGCTGCTGGAGCTGTTCTTGCGAACCTCCCCCGCGGCGGAGGACTACGACGAGTTCCTCGAACATCTGACCATGCGGGTGCAGGAGTGGGTGGCCTCGGAGACCGCCAGCCAAGCCTTGGACTTCGTCGACCGGTTGGCAGCATTCGCCACCCCCGATCAGCAGGTGCGGGCCCAGGCCGCACTGCAGTTGCTCAGCCCGCTGAATCGACACGCCCAGCGCCTCGATGAGGCCTGCCTAGCCTCAGCACGTTCCCTGTCCAGCGAATTGGAGTTGGACCTTGACTGGCCGGCCTGGCATCAGCCAGGCGGCAGCGAGGACAGCATCACCATCCTGCCGGCGCAGGTTTTGATCTACGGCATGGACGCCGGGGTGCTGGATCGAGTCCACGCCTGGATGGCAGAGCACCATCCGCAGGTGAAGGTTTCGTTGTCCGCGGACAAGGTCGGCTCCAGTCGGCTACGGGAAGTGGCACGGCACGCCGACTTCAGCGTGCTGATCACCCAGTGCGCCACCCACGCCGCCACCAACTTCATCAGCCAGCACGCCCAAGCGGTGGTGTACCCGAAGGGCGCGGGGTCGGTATCGGTGGTGCGTGCCATCGTCGATGAACTGCAGCGTCACTCTCGTTCCGTGCAGTTGGCGGCTGCAGGCGGACGCCGGCGCACCAAGTAAGCCCCTGCCAGATCGCGTTGTTCACCGTGTCCCATCGCGCTCAATGGGACACGGTGAACCGGGTCAGCCTCGTACGGCGCGCACCAGCAGGTCGGTAAGCAGGCGGATGTCGTTGGGGGTGTTTTGCAGGCCGTTCCAGCGGCGCTGTTCGCCGTCGGGGAAGCGCCACATGCCGGAGGTCCAGGCGGTGACCGGCATCAGGCCCATGATGGCGTTGCGGACGTGGTCGCAGTCGACGTCTTCGGCCGGCATGTCGTCGGTGAGGCTGTCCATGACGAAGCCCATAGCCTGGATGCCGGCGCCGTGGGTGAGGCGGGACTGGCGGGGCGGGAGTTTCCAGGCGTCGCTGAAGGTTTCTTGCACGATGGTCCAGAAGGAGCGCAGGTGCAGGAGCATGCGGTCGACGTCGCCGGAGCCGTCTTCGGGGTTGCGGTACTGGTAGAGGGCGCCTTCGAAGAGGCTGTGCTCCAGCATGCGCAGAAGGGCGGTGTCTTTGATGTTGCCGTGCGGTGAGGTCGGGCTGGCGACGCGGCCGTAGAAGGGGCCCTGGCCGTCGGTGTTGAGGCGGGTCATCAACTGGGCGGGCAGGCGCTTGCGGGCGTAGGAGGGGGGCAGGTGTCCGCTGGTTTCGGGCAGCAGTTCGTGGATGAGGCCCTTGGGCAGCGGCTTGGTGTTGTTGACCAGGATGAACTGGGAGCGCTGGTCTTCTTGGGTATCGGCGATGAAGCCGACTGCTGCGACGGGGAATTCGGCCAGGTCGGCGTCGCGGATGGCGGCGCTGCGCTGCTGGCCGTCGACGATCAGGGCCGGTTTGTCCTCGTCGGGGAGGGACTCATCGACGGGGATGACCAACTCGCCGGGGATGGAGTAGTCGATGCCGTTACTGCGGCGTGCTGTGGTGTCGAAGCGGACGGAGTCGTCGAAGGCCAGCACCAGGGCGTTGGGGAGCATGGCGTTGTCGGACTCGAGGTAGCGTTGGATGCCGCGGATGTGTTTGAGGACCTCGGGCCTCTGGTAGCCCTGGAGGGTGCTGCTGTCGTCCCGGCGTACGCGGGAGACGGCGGCGAAGCTGTGGAGTTTCTTCCCGTCGATGGCGAAGCAGTAAATCCTTCGGTTGCCCTGGCGCACTTCGAGCGCCGGAAGCCTTAGTTCGTATCGGTCGGCCATCGCATCTCCTGGAATGAATTAAAAAAGCGAAAAGGTTTAAGCTTTACGTGAAGCTGAGGGAGCGCATTTTCGCCTCGAGCACGGTGAGATTATGGAAACCGCGACGTTTGTTGCGTTCCGATCCTCGGAATATCGCGATCTCGATTCCGTGCTTTTTGCACAGGGCGCAGGGGCAGGTGCGCCAGGGCGCATCACTCAGGGTGCGCTCATAGTGTCCGAGATAGCTTTTCTTTTTCGGTCCGAGGACGAGGGATTCGTAGGTTTCCAGAGCGCTGAGCACTTCCTCGCGGGGTGTCTCTTCGCGGTCGAATTCTCGTAGGGCGCGTAGGCATGCGCGCTCGGCGGTGATGGCCTGGGACTGGGAGATGCTGCCGGACAGGATGAGCCGTTTGAGGGCAGGGTTGCCGTCGACTTGGGGGACTCTGATGGCGGTGTAGGAGTCGGTGGCGGTGTGGTAGTTGTTGCGGTCGTCCATGAAGGCCTGGCGGAAGGCCGAGGTGCTGTCGAAGCTGGTCACGCCGTGGCTGGCGAACTGTTCCATGCTGTCGACCCGGTTGATGCCGAGCAGGTGCAGTTCGATGTCGGGGTGTCGGACGTCGTCGATGGCGCGTAGGCAGGCGAGGATTTCGTGTGACTTGAGCGGCACCATGCCGCCTAGGGCGATCCGTCGGTAGCCCATCTTCTGCAGTTGCTGGACGCTGTGCGCGTAGCTGTGCGGACCCCATCCCTGTGCTGCGCCGACGGGTTGAAATCGTGCGCCTGTTGTTTTGGTGGCGTTGATGAAGTCTTCGGCTAGTTCCAGGGAGATCTGCTGGCGGTTGATCCAGGCGGCTTCGGGTTCATCGTCGGATTCTTCCGGGATGTAGCCGAAGATGATGTGGTCGATGCTGATGCCCGCGTCGAACCCGCATCTGCCGTAGAAGTCGAGGACTTCGTCGACTTCGTAGGGTGGGCGTTCTTCGTCGATGTAGTTGAAGGCGCCGCAGTCGCCGATGGTGGAGCATGTGTCAGGGAGGCGGAAGAAGTTCCTCACGCCTAGGCGGTAGAAACGCTCGCGCTGCGGGGCGGAGTATTTTCCTGCACCCTTCATGGATCCGTCGACAACCGCCTTGCTGACGAGGATCCCGTCGTAGGGGATCGGCGTCACGGCCTGGTGGGCGTAGACGTCATCGCGCTGACGGACTCGGTAGGGCGAGTACTCGTCGTTGATGAAGTCGTAGGTGGGGCTCACCAGGTCTTGGCTGTCAGGGAAATAGAATTTCACGCCGCTTTGGCCTTTTCCTGCACATAGATTCGGAGGAGGTAGTTCGACAGAGTGCTGATGTGGCGGGGGTTGTTCTGTAGTTCGTTCCAGGGAGTGTTCAGGTCGGGCCAGCGGCCTTGGGTCCAGCGGCAGTGGGGTGCGATCAGCGCGATTTCGGCTTGGGCCTGTTTCACGGCGTGGGGGGAGGCGGGGTCGATGGCCATCATCACGCGGTCCATCAGGCGTCCCATGGAGCGGATGCCCACGCCGTGCATCAGCCGACTCTGGGTGGCGGGCAGGCCCCAGGCGTCGGGGAAGGTGTCGCGGACGGCGGTCCAGTAGATGACGAGGATCTGGCGGATGGTGGCCGTGTCGACGGTGCCGTTGGAGAGGTTTTTGTAGGGGAAGAACACGCCCGAGGTTGAATTGAGGGATTCCTGGATCGCTGTGGTGAGGCTGTTGTCGGTGACGACAGCGTCCGCTTTCTGCTCCGCGGTGGTGGAGGGGCGGCGTACCAGTCCGCGAAATGGCGAGTCCTTGTCCTGGTTGAGGGCTTCCACCAGGACCGAGGGGAGTTTGCGGGCGGACAGTTTGGTCGGCAGCAGGGTGCCGACCTCGGGGAGTAGTTCGGTGACCAGGTTCGTCGGCAGTGGGGAGACGGTGTTGACGCGCAGGAACTGGTCGCGCTGGGTTTCCAGGTCTTCGGCGACGAAGCCGGCAATGGTCACGGCCAGGCGGGTGTTGCTGGTGCGGGCCAGGGCGAGGCTGCGCTGCTGGCCGTCGACGATCCAGGCCGGCCGGGGGGCGTCGGGGGAATCGGGCAGCGGGATCTCCAGCGTGCCCGAGGTGCACAGGCCGTCGCTGCTGCCCGGGCCGGGGCTGGATTTGAACCGCACGCTGGAGGGCAGGGCGAGGATGAGTCCGTTGGGGAAGAGGACCTCGTCGCCGTTGAGGTATTCCAGGATCTGTTTGACGTGCTGCTTCTTCTCTGGGCGCTGGTAGCCGATCAATTTGCCCGCTTCGTCCCGAGAGATCCGTGCGACATCGGCGACTTGGTGCACCTCTTCCGCCGCCAGGGTGAAGACATACAGCGGGATCGTGGGGTGCTGCTCGATCCGCAGGGCGCGGCGCTTGAGCACAATGGAGGTCATCGCTGGCCGCCAATCGTTGAAGAATAGAGGGCGCCGAAGCGCTTTTGCTCGCAGGCCATCCCCTCATCTCGCAGCAGGCGCAAGAGGCGGGTGCGGGAGGAATCGGGGTAGAGGTCCTTCATCTTGCGGATGAAGTCGATCACCTGCTCGTCCGACATCGGTTGGCGGGCGTAGCGCTCGGGGCGGGCTGTCTGCGAGGCCCAGGACGTCCAACGCGCTTGTGCGGCAGGGCTGATGAGGTGTCCCGGTGCGCAGTGTTCGAGCCAGGAGGCGGCCATGCGGACGTTCAGGCTGGTGAGAGTGCCGCCAAGGGTGTGGCGGAGGGCGGCGTTGGCGGGTACGCGCACGATGCCGTCCAGGTCGCAGGCGCCTCCTATCAGCACGACCTCGCATCCTGTGGCCGCCAGCGCGGTCAGGTCGCGGTGCATGGCCTGGGCGTAGGTCTCGGAGAGCACCACCAGGACGCGTCCGGCGGCGGCCGCGAGGCGGGGTAGATCGCTGGTACCGTCCATGCGCTGCAGATGATCCCACCAGTGGGATGCCTGGGTACCGGAGGAAGCCACGGAATCTGCATGTCGCGGCACGAAAGTGGCCGCATAGAAGGGTGCGGCGCTGGAGACTGGGCGTAGCCCCAGTCCGGCCGAGGCGACATAGAGACGGGGTGCGAATCCTGCTCGGGAGGCAGCGGCTTGGAGGTCCTGGGCGCGGCGCCACTGGTCGCCCTGGTAGAGGCTTTCCAGCGCCACTTGCCGTCCCTGGGTGTCGCGTAGGCGGCGTGCCCATTCGGCAGCTCGCTCGGGCACGTCTCCGGTGGGCAGTTCGCGCGCTCGCAGGTCCGCCGTGGGGGGTGAGGTCTTCCGGTGCGTGCACGTGACCACGATGGGCAACTCGTTCACTGCGGATCGACCTCTGGCTTCCGTAACTCGTCTGTTGTTGTGGTTACTGTAGCCGGTAGTTACGGGGGTAGGCTTCGCTTGTCTCAACAGAGGTAACTGAACACCAGACAAGGGAGTGACAGCATGGACCGTCCCGCGATCGTGTTGCTGAGCGGCGGCCTGGACTCAACCACGGTGCTGGCCATCGCCAAGGACCAGGGGTTCACTCCCTATGCGCTCAGCTTCCGCTACGGTCAGCGCCACTCCATCGAGTTGGAGGCGGCGCAGCGGGTCGCCGAGGCGCAGGGGGTGGCCCGGCACGTCATCGCCGACATCGATCTGCGGGTCTTCGGTGGCTCCGCGCTGACGTCCGACATCGAGGTGCCCAAGCACGAGTCTCTTGAGGACACGGCAGCCACCGGGGTACCGATCACGTACGTGCCGGCCCGCAACACGATCTTCTTGTCGTTCGCGCTGGCCTTTGCCGAGACCGTCGGTGCCAGCGACATCTTCACCGGGGTCACGGCCGTGGACTACAGCGGCTATCCGGACTGCCGCCCGGAGTACATGGAGGCGTTTGCCACCATGGCCAATCTGGCCACGCGGGCGGGGGTTGAAGGCACCTCCAAGATCACGCTGCGCTCCCCCTTGATCGCGCTGTCCAAGGCTGACATCGTCCGCGAGGGCCTGCGCCTGGGTGTGGACTACTCCCTCACCTCCTCCTGCTACGACCCCGACGAAAAGGGGCGGGCCTGCGGCAAGTGCGAAACCTGCCTGCTGCGCCTGAAAGGCTTCGCGGAGGCCGGCGTGAAGGACCCGGTCCAGTACCAGAGCGTCTGAGCATGACCTATCTGATCAAGGAGATCTTCTACACGCTCCAGGGGGAAGGCAGTCACGCCGGGCGCCCGGCCGTCTTCTGCCGCTTCTCTCGCTGCAACCTGTGGACAGGGCGGGAGCGTGACCGCGCCCGCGCCATCTGCCAGTTCTGCGACACCGACTTTGTCGGCACCGATGGTGAAGGCGGTGGCCGCTTTCACACCGCCGACGACCTGGCCGATGCGGTAGAAGCCGCCTGGCCCACCACCGATCGCGCCCACCGGTTCGTGGTGTGCACCGGAGGAGAGCCCCTGCTGCAGTTGGACGAGAAGGCCATCGACGCCCTCCACGACCGCGGCTTTGAAGTTGCGGTGGAAACCAACGGCACTCGCCCGGCGCCTCGGGGTATCGACTGGCTGTGCGTGAGCCCGAAGATCGGCTCCACTGTGGTCCTCACCCACGGCGACGAACTCAAACTGGTCTATCCGCAGGCGGGCGGCGACCCCGCCCAGTTCGAGGGCCTCGACTTCCGCCACTTCAGACTGCAACCGCTGGATGACCCCCACCGCGATGCCCACACCCGTGCCGCCGTCGAGTACTGCATGAAGAACCCGCGCTGGACACTTTCTCTCCAGACGCACAAGTATCTGGGAATTCAGTAATGGAAATCTTTCGCGAGTTCACCTTCGAGGCAGCCCACCGCCTGCCGCGCGTGCCCGAGGGCCACAAGTGCGCCCGCCTTCACGGC of the Streptomyces sp. NBC_01788 genome contains:
- the dpdD gene encoding protein DpdD, which translates into the protein MSLEDSQRDHAALLAAFVNLFLDPLHNDAGKHPEWCASFREGALRGRRVPLVLPRLWEATGESAYYVIARRPHEAGVVRDLLLAFAGPSLVKVGYDIPVKLDDGDVLEAAIAARYGPSSTFKLRAPVDKRKALHGALIRMLALVENSPQRAWSAPKPLGRLLTDFESALVGGAPQVAAELLDQIARQGGLSVTNLKHLQIKRLAVMGQASELLAVPGLREVLLQDPPRAVKEIVLSALHATCIEPALTGQGVEKACAALAQSPVPIALLADAEPVHFGDSAAVTLLLGLLAQGQEVELAGAIAALDAVQRSSAVPPGLDRYRALAPQAACIEAEPTADVSVSADEAPSDSDADDLAWQPASWEELLAAAAEGDKAALRICRDMESDGSSELPLAADSAADAALAALLSGLSDASYENVWRYALSPFLQEVSRSGLSLPLTLAQITASSIGQRRDPANLAVLDLLLELFLRTSPAAEDYDEFLEHLTMRVQEWVASETASQALDFVDRLAAFATPDQQVRAQAALQLLSPLNRHAQRLDEACLASARSLSSELELDLDWPAWHQPGGSEDSITILPAQVLIYGMDAGVLDRVHAWMAEHHPQVKVSLSADKVGSSRLREVARHADFSVLITQCATHAATNFISQHAQAVVYPKGAGSVSVVRAIVDELQRHSRSVQLAAAGGRRRTK
- the dpdA gene encoding tRNA-guanine transglycosylase DpdA — protein: MKFYFPDSQDLVSPTYDFINDEYSPYRVRQRDDVYAHQAVTPIPYDGILVSKAVVDGSMKGAGKYSAPQRERFYRLGVRNFFRLPDTCSTIGDCGAFNYIDEERPPYEVDEVLDFYGRCGFDAGISIDHIIFGYIPEESDDEPEAAWINRQQISLELAEDFINATKTTGARFQPVGAAQGWGPHSYAHSVQQLQKMGYRRIALGGMVPLKSHEILACLRAIDDVRHPDIELHLLGINRVDSMEQFASHGVTSFDSTSAFRQAFMDDRNNYHTATDSYTAIRVPQVDGNPALKRLILSGSISQSQAITAERACLRALREFDREETPREEVLSALETYESLVLGPKKKSYLGHYERTLSDAPWRTCPCALCKKHGIEIAIFRGSERNKRRGFHNLTVLEAKMRSLSFT
- the dpdK gene encoding phospholipase D-like domain-containing protein DpdK, which gives rise to MPGRTLRTNARSALRADSLIRTALLAQLAVGTGEVWLVSAWISDVELVDNSDGAFDYLLGEDPPERCRLSDLLLLLARTGSSVRVVTRPAAANEAFVHRLRSGADNVCDLRVIEDDIVHEKCLVGPGWIFQGSMNFTRNGLARNKEQITYAVDERSAAQALVEFQHEWGQAG
- the queC gene encoding 7-cyano-7-deazaguanine synthase QueC; the encoded protein is MDRPAIVLLSGGLDSTTVLAIAKDQGFTPYALSFRYGQRHSIELEAAQRVAEAQGVARHVIADIDLRVFGGSALTSDIEVPKHESLEDTAATGVPITYVPARNTIFLSFALAFAETVGASDIFTGVTAVDYSGYPDCRPEYMEAFATMANLATRAGVEGTSKITLRSPLIALSKADIVREGLRLGVDYSLTSSCYDPDEKGRACGKCETCLLRLKGFAEAGVKDPVQYQSV
- the dpdJ gene encoding protein DpdJ codes for the protein MAHDEVVGALWKLAENDPEAAEIGGEGLLASLEQRRLLFRLPGGPVRYRTRVAEGLRLAATLRQSFAPRNHRPGSSLPDRWWEQGRRLVADYRLHVAERRYPKRNIAADEAIAEMAQVPGWTDLHAEVARSQIGTYALSRFQVDATKAVLHGLQATDSRGIVVSAGTGSGKTLAFYLPDYAALAHDRRRNAVHTLALYPRVELLRDQLRDAVTGNLRLLQQGLSAPRIGVLYAKTPWEGKNLTQPDTHRAGTAWPVLGDGFVCPYLGCPSCDGGQLIWSRRDIAQQREVLRCAQCQRELPEKMVALTRQSLCNDAPKLLFTTTEMLNRASAGSMLGRVLGWVPGAGPRVVLLDEVHTHSGATGAQTALLLRRWRHARRAPVTFVGLSATLRHADQFMAQLTGLESDKVTLIEPHPTDLESEGREYALALRGDPVSGVSLLSVAIQTAMLQGRLLDSPTTPLRQSLHGSRGFLFTDDLDVTNRLYDDLRDAEGGQNGRQGRRKRDKPVLAALRSPDLPAQDERYAAGQSWNLPEQIGHHLSADLSQRPLLIGRTSSQDAGVDAEAHLVVATASLEVGFNDPRVGMVLQHKAPHDAASFLQRRGRAGRERGTRPLTVVTLSDFGRDRLAYQGYDALFSPEVAARTLPLTNRHIIKIQGAQALVDWLGIRLRQQGLAVDARSILTGTADPAPSEKHARARHYIVSVVASLSDGDDALLAELTMHLQRALALDDDGVLALLWEQPRSLMLAVAPTIVRRLLVGGNGAHNDAGAAPAAFLPEFITRSLFDPLNLPEVEFDLPFPTDNEERLPVGRALAEAVPGRVSRRFGYQSDRHRTWLEVPAGAEEVTLDLEGIVKFGFPQGQWNSGRVDLGALVVMRPHTMSLAAPPDDVASYSQGRPLWASEFVHNWSSGPTEATVPDLASWQGRIAQVGFATHAAGNPIEVRRMTYGAECDIARGTPAQRERVSVRYALDGEAAAMGFASSVDALQVRVAALDVTAPRVVEHLCSPKWRTKAFTRIVAEDPRISAHANVFQRGWLALVYLAAFALRGLHKETPQTIHAALAGGAWRDQVPQIIRMLYRQDPTGSGAQAAGSATDRVTADLESLSQQPDVAQAMDEAGALLFSAEIASVTADLARRAYRDTLAAAILEAVLRTCPDSQDGDVTIDVVAGSNDVDTIWISETSEGGLGIVESLAYRYGEDPARFWALVAAALRPNAYEYTDRRLTDLLRHVVAEEPGGDLAQAMTQARAAQSAGQAGKALEQVRRAWAVLDGTPRHADVAALATRLLRPGSDRMTDAAAWALIQAWDGLEEALGIEVDARVVAYTAGAGELPLPRPLTSDQAFSMLWPRGDQARNHHLESYQPYRDGEQPAVLDRLLVAAVHAQEVPRIKVTSQDWVAQYQKMLAQAREVELALPLNQPEVLRAVMLQVPLVEVDRGVMRLYGEVTQVSRDHQYVLVRAVIKESEQ
- the dbpB gene encoding DGQHR domain-containing protein DpdB encodes the protein MTSIVLKRRALRIEQHPTIPLYVFTLAAEEVHQVADVARISRDEAGKLIGYQRPEKKQHVKQILEYLNGDEVLFPNGLILALPSSVRFKSSPGPGSSDGLCTSGTLEIPLPDSPDAPRPAWIVDGQQRSLALARTSNTRLAVTIAGFVAEDLETQRDQFLRVNTVSPLPTNLVTELLPEVGTLLPTKLSARKLPSVLVEALNQDKDSPFRGLVRRPSTTAEQKADAVVTDNSLTTAIQESLNSTSGVFFPYKNLSNGTVDTATIRQILVIYWTAVRDTFPDAWGLPATQSRLMHGVGIRSMGRLMDRVMMAIDPASPHAVKQAQAEIALIAPHCRWTQGRWPDLNTPWNELQNNPRHISTLSNYLLRIYVQEKAKAA
- the dbpB gene encoding DGQHR domain-containing protein DpdB, yielding MADRYELRLPALEVRQGNRRIYCFAIDGKKLHSFAAVSRVRRDDSSTLQGYQRPEVLKHIRGIQRYLESDNAMLPNALVLAFDDSVRFDTTARRSNGIDYSIPGELVIPVDESLPDEDKPALIVDGQQRSAAIRDADLAEFPVAAVGFIADTQEDQRSQFILVNNTKPLPKGLIHELLPETSGHLPPSYARKRLPAQLMTRLNTDGQGPFYGRVASPTSPHGNIKDTALLRMLEHSLFEGALYQYRNPEDGSGDVDRMLLHLRSFWTIVQETFSDAWKLPPRQSRLTHGAGIQAMGFVMDSLTDDMPAEDVDCDHVRNAIMGLMPVTAWTSGMWRFPDGEQRRWNGLQNTPNDIRLLTDLLVRAVRG